A genomic stretch from Corynebacterium kutscheri includes:
- a CDS encoding HAD hydrolase-like protein, producing MKTLLIDVDGTICNSAPGITESIRYACDQLGYLPPSPQQLSTVIGPPLDFSLSNWGIPDVPATIAAYRAHYDHIGWRNTTLFDGWEQAIPKWRKHALVATATSKGETITTTIMKHMGLEFDFVGAASDDRTRIEKKDVIAYTLNQLGASPASTLMIGDRIHDIEGAHAHNIPCVLVKWGYALEEEYSHADILCTNFSELDSYVTDFLRS from the coding sequence GTGAAAACCTTGCTTATTGACGTTGACGGTACTATCTGTAACTCTGCCCCTGGTATTACCGAATCAATTCGGTATGCATGTGACCAACTTGGCTACCTGCCGCCGAGCCCACAACAATTATCCACAGTAATTGGTCCGCCGCTTGACTTTAGTTTAAGCAACTGGGGTATTCCCGATGTACCAGCAACTATTGCTGCTTATCGTGCGCACTATGACCATATTGGCTGGCGTAACACTACGCTTTTCGACGGCTGGGAGCAGGCTATTCCGAAGTGGCGCAAGCATGCTTTAGTAGCTACTGCTACCAGTAAGGGTGAGACAATTACCACTACCATTATGAAACATATGGGGTTGGAATTTGATTTCGTCGGTGCTGCCAGTGATGATCGCACGCGCATTGAGAAAAAAGATGTTATTGCCTATACCCTTAATCAGTTAGGTGCTTCGCCTGCTTCTACACTTATGATTGGTGATCGGATCCATGATATCGAAGGCGCTCATGCCCATAATATCCCGTGTGTCCTGGTGAAATGGGGTTATGCGCTAGAAGAAGAATATTCACACGCTGATATCTTGTGCACCAATTTTTCTGAACTTGATTCTTATGTCACCGATTTCCTCAGGAGTTAA
- a CDS encoding SURF1 family cytochrome oxidase biogenesis protein — protein sequence MSTSMRKQKTTGWKTFLQPGWILTLLAVLAFSYTALTILSPWQLNKDDRIVERNEHIANAYASDPKNFSEVFDSTGAIIHDQEWMRVRLTGHFIVDQEVLLRLRPVESGPVYQSLTPFQLDNGPIMLVNRGFEPTTAGTVAHVPAPVMGTVTITANARYNEALPSTAPINQDGYTQVYGINTEQIGELTNLELGHDYLQLVADSEGVLNALPLPSQDRGNHLSYGFQWIAFGIMAPLGLGYFIWAEIRERRRAEEEEKEISAALPVVTQTEPESIDPEEKVLRDRYGNSRHITRYQNKRR from the coding sequence ATGAGCACATCCATGCGTAAGCAAAAAACCACTGGCTGGAAAACTTTTCTCCAACCTGGTTGGATACTTACGCTGTTAGCAGTACTCGCTTTTTCTTATACTGCGCTCACTATTTTATCTCCGTGGCAGTTAAATAAAGATGATCGGATCGTCGAAAGAAATGAGCATATTGCTAATGCTTATGCTTCTGATCCGAAAAATTTCTCAGAAGTTTTTGACTCCACCGGGGCAATTATTCATGATCAAGAATGGATGCGAGTTAGATTAACTGGTCATTTCATTGTCGATCAGGAAGTACTGCTGCGTCTACGTCCGGTTGAATCAGGTCCGGTGTATCAATCATTAACCCCATTCCAGCTTGATAACGGACCTATTATGTTGGTTAATCGTGGTTTTGAACCAACAACTGCAGGTACTGTGGCACACGTTCCTGCCCCAGTAATGGGTACCGTCACAATTACAGCTAATGCTCGCTATAACGAAGCGCTACCGTCTACTGCACCAATTAATCAAGATGGCTATACCCAGGTATATGGTATTAACACTGAACAAATCGGTGAGCTAACTAACCTTGAGCTTGGACATGATTATCTTCAATTGGTAGCAGATAGTGAAGGCGTATTGAATGCATTGCCTTTACCGAGCCAAGATCGAGGTAATCATCTTAGCTATGGTTTCCAATGGATCGCCTTTGGCATTATGGCTCCCTTGGGGTTGGGCTATTTTATCTGGGCAGAAATTCGCGAACGCCGCCGTGCAGAAGAGGAAGAAAAAGAAATATCGGCTGCTCTTCCAGTTGTAACTCAAACAGAGCCGGAGTCCATAGATCCGGAAGAAAAGGTATTACGTGATCGCTACGGTAACAGCCGACATATCACTCGATACCAGAATAAACGTCGTTAA
- a CDS encoding Nif3-like dinuclear metal center hexameric protein encodes MTTVADIRRILDQAYPPHLAESWDAVGLVCGDPDDNVTKVVCALDCTQEVADAAVASGAQMLVVHHPLLMRGVTSVAADTPKGKVIHTLIKGGVALFSAHTNADSARPGVNDKLAELVGINAGRPISPKEKKIDLWGVQVPRDYLEVVKTALFAAGAGEIGNYSECVFEIPGTGEFLPDEAAQPVLGQVGVKESVAEIRIQCVAPQERRNAIIAALKQAHPYEEPAFDVVATGIPQDLEVAYGLGRIGQLPQPMRFQDFVQQVADNLPETQWGIRAAGDPESMVETIAVSSGSGDSFLDTVRTLGVDVYVTSDLRHHPVDEHLRAGGPFIIDTAHWASEFPWTAQAQEILCRELPDLEVEILDIRTDPWTLSAHKRAVTKDY; translated from the coding sequence ATGACCACAGTGGCTGATATTCGTCGGATTTTAGATCAAGCATATCCACCGCATCTTGCTGAAAGTTGGGATGCAGTGGGTTTAGTGTGCGGTGATCCAGACGATAACGTTACCAAGGTCGTTTGTGCCTTAGATTGCACCCAGGAAGTAGCTGATGCCGCGGTGGCATCTGGTGCACAAATGCTTGTTGTTCATCACCCATTATTAATGCGTGGAGTGACCTCAGTAGCGGCAGATACCCCTAAAGGAAAAGTTATTCATACACTGATTAAAGGTGGGGTGGCTCTATTTTCGGCACACACTAATGCAGATTCAGCGCGTCCAGGGGTTAACGATAAATTAGCTGAGCTGGTAGGGATTAACGCCGGCCGTCCTATTAGCCCTAAAGAGAAGAAAATAGATTTATGGGGAGTACAGGTTCCGCGTGATTATCTTGAGGTGGTAAAAACAGCACTTTTTGCAGCAGGTGCAGGAGAAATCGGTAATTACTCTGAATGCGTGTTTGAAATACCTGGTACTGGCGAATTTCTTCCGGATGAAGCGGCGCAACCTGTACTAGGGCAAGTTGGAGTAAAAGAAAGTGTTGCTGAGATAAGAATTCAGTGTGTGGCACCACAAGAGCGTCGAAATGCTATTATAGCGGCTCTTAAACAGGCTCACCCTTATGAAGAGCCAGCTTTTGATGTGGTTGCTACTGGTATTCCACAAGATTTGGAAGTAGCTTATGGTCTAGGTCGTATTGGCCAATTACCACAGCCAATGCGTTTTCAAGATTTTGTCCAACAGGTCGCTGATAACCTACCAGAAACACAGTGGGGTATTCGCGCAGCTGGTGATCCCGAGTCAATGGTAGAAACAATAGCGGTAAGCTCTGGCAGCGGGGATTCTTTCTTAGATACCGTACGCACTCTAGGAGTAGATGTGTATGTAACCTCTGATTTGCGTCATCATCCAGTTGATGAGCATTTACGTGCTGGTGGGCCCTTTATTATTGATACCGCGCACTGGGCATCAGAATTTCCTTGGACTGCTCAAGCACAAGAAATTCTGTGCCGTGAATTACCTGACCTTGAGGTAGAAATATTAGACATTCGTACCGATCCATGGACTTTATCTGCGCATAAGAGAGCAGTTACAAAGGATTATTAA
- the cobC gene encoding Rv2231c family pyridoxal phosphate-dependent protein CobC: MVIRFHGDEDARRAQFDFAVNVAASKPPQWLIEALHNNLDRLAAYPDPLELAKVESELAELHGVQPSKVMLLAGASEGFTLLSKLAPKRSAVIQPGFTEPALALIDAGLSVDLPVAMTVAQIPEKPWDLIVIGNPTNPTGIVHRDIDRLRQSGRIIVVDEAFMDAAGEEYSTIPHIAAGAKDLIVLRSLTKTFAIAGLRVGYLIAHEEIIARLQKGRAHWPMGTLQMVAAQAIATYGWAHTKQWRRQMIAHREAMIQDLAWPLAAHSQAPYILVKPPFANPEHMRQQLLSRGIAVRRCDTFPGLDLNYWRLAVREPAQVQVLKQTTEELK, translated from the coding sequence ATGGTTATCCGTTTCCATGGCGATGAGGATGCTCGCCGGGCACAATTCGATTTCGCGGTGAATGTTGCTGCAAGCAAACCACCACAGTGGCTTATTGAGGCTTTGCATAATAACTTGGATCGATTGGCAGCGTATCCAGATCCGTTAGAACTCGCCAAGGTAGAAAGCGAGCTAGCCGAGTTACATGGTGTACAACCAAGTAAAGTGATGTTGCTTGCGGGGGCAAGCGAAGGTTTTACGCTGTTAAGCAAATTAGCGCCAAAAAGAAGTGCTGTTATTCAACCAGGTTTTACCGAGCCAGCTTTAGCACTTATAGATGCCGGGTTAAGCGTTGATCTACCAGTTGCCATGACAGTGGCGCAGATTCCGGAAAAACCATGGGATCTTATTGTCATTGGAAATCCCACCAATCCCACCGGAATTGTGCATCGTGACATTGATCGGTTACGCCAATCGGGGCGAATCATTGTTGTTGATGAAGCTTTTATGGATGCTGCTGGAGAGGAATATTCCACCATTCCACATATTGCTGCCGGGGCAAAAGATCTTATTGTTCTTCGTAGTTTGACTAAAACTTTTGCTATTGCTGGTTTACGCGTGGGTTACCTTATTGCCCATGAAGAGATTATTGCTCGGCTACAAAAAGGCCGTGCACACTGGCCAATGGGTACCTTGCAAATGGTTGCAGCACAAGCTATTGCTACTTATGGTTGGGCACATACCAAGCAGTGGCGTAGACAAATGATTGCGCATCGAGAAGCGATGATTCAAGACCTAGCATGGCCACTAGCTGCTCATTCACAAGCGCCATATATATTGGTGAAACCACCTTTCGCCAATCCAGAACACATGCGTCAACAACTTTTATCGCGGGGGATAGCAGTACGTCGTTGTGATACGTTTCCCGGCTTAGACTTAAACTATTGGCGCCTTGCTGTGCGGGAGCCAGCACAGGTACAAGTATTAAAACAAACAACCGAGGAGCTGAAATGA
- a CDS encoding zinc ribbon domain-containing protein has product MKLRAELQPALLELATLERALSVNVKPQLSKEALAVEQLEVEVESIESAYHGAQLAVDDMELEILRIQEDERKLIRRKEDNLKQLGADTDPERRKDIRHDLHSAKVRISDIVGELQEAHNQIYALRTNRDKYKTQLGQLREQLHEARNAYENRAVEDTAVKRTQRIDDLRLELPSEVVREYEEQRKENEVGVASFNGRSCGGCFIVLPPADVMAINKTAKDILPQCPDCGSYLVRTNA; this is encoded by the coding sequence ATGAAGCTACGCGCAGAATTACAACCGGCACTATTAGAACTAGCCACCTTAGAGCGTGCCTTGTCAGTGAATGTAAAGCCGCAGTTAAGCAAAGAAGCCCTTGCTGTAGAGCAGCTAGAGGTTGAGGTAGAAAGCATAGAATCTGCTTATCATGGTGCTCAATTAGCTGTCGATGATATGGAGTTGGAAATACTGCGTATCCAAGAAGATGAGCGGAAGTTGATTCGTCGTAAAGAAGATAATCTTAAACAACTCGGTGCCGATACTGACCCAGAACGTCGTAAAGATATTCGTCATGATTTACATTCTGCGAAGGTTCGTATTAGCGATATTGTTGGTGAGCTTCAAGAAGCCCATAACCAGATTTATGCGTTGCGAACAAACCGAGATAAGTACAAAACCCAATTAGGACAGTTGCGCGAGCAACTTCATGAGGCTCGTAATGCCTACGAGAATAGGGCAGTTGAGGACACAGCGGTGAAGCGTACTCAACGTATTGACGATTTGCGTTTGGAATTGCCTAGCGAGGTAGTTCGTGAATACGAAGAACAGCGCAAGGAAAATGAAGTGGGAGTAGCAAGTTTTAATGGTCGCTCCTGTGGTGGCTGCTTTATTGTGCTGCCACCTGCAGATGTGATGGCGATTAATAAAACCGCTAAAGATATTTTGCCGCAGTGCCCAGATTGTGGCAGCTATTTGGTGAGGACTAACGCTTGA
- a CDS encoding CYTH domain-containing protein, whose product MQNQITTAVEHEIKLTVTKDTVIPDLTEISYCTQQLEPTIHHLSAHYYDTADLSLTRAKITLRKRTGGKDDGWHIKLPHKLNRLELHHRIINGEKDIPATLLKQVDHITKGAKLLAIAQINNERHETLLADANGDILAEFCDDHVTASCFLPHGSDSTWREWELETTNTALKQDIAVQLLDSATKILTQTGAQPAQSPSKLLRALGDSYQYVISQQNN is encoded by the coding sequence ATGCAAAATCAAATCACTACAGCAGTCGAGCATGAAATAAAGTTAACGGTCACTAAGGATACGGTGATCCCAGATCTCACCGAAATTTCTTATTGCACGCAGCAATTAGAGCCAACTATTCATCATTTATCAGCGCATTATTATGACACAGCAGATCTTTCGTTGACGCGAGCAAAAATTACGCTTCGCAAACGAACTGGCGGCAAAGATGATGGATGGCATATCAAGCTACCGCATAAACTCAATCGGCTTGAATTACATCACCGCATTATTAATGGGGAAAAAGATATTCCTGCCACTTTATTAAAGCAGGTCGATCATATTACTAAAGGCGCAAAATTGTTAGCGATTGCACAGATAAATAATGAGCGCCATGAAACACTACTTGCCGATGCAAATGGAGATATTCTTGCTGAATTTTGCGATGACCATGTCACAGCATCTTGTTTTCTTCCTCATGGTAGCGATTCCACGTGGCGAGAGTGGGAACTAGAAACAACAAACACTGCCCTCAAACAAGATATTGCTGTACAACTTTTAGATTCAGCTACCAAAATACTAACGCAAACAGGAGCACAACCAGCGCAATCACCATCAAAGCTGCTTCGCGCCCTTGGTGATTCCTATCAATATGTAATTTCTCAACAAAATAATTAA
- a CDS encoding low molecular weight protein-tyrosine-phosphatase: MLHITFVCTGNICRSPMGEVILREHIHRAGLEHMVRVSSCGTGGWHISDPADHRSVTALRQAGYDGSAHRAAQLSSDHLSADLIVALDRGHREELYAAGAHPDSVRLLLSFVPNIPTLDTIPADQLSEDILAGDVPDPYYGDESDFALARDLIESAMPGMMSWVHTHQGDQ; the protein is encoded by the coding sequence ATGTTACATATCACTTTTGTGTGTACTGGAAATATCTGTCGCTCCCCTATGGGTGAAGTTATTTTACGTGAGCATATTCATCGTGCTGGGCTTGAGCATATGGTGCGCGTTAGTTCTTGCGGCACTGGTGGCTGGCATATTAGTGATCCTGCCGATCACCGTAGTGTTACAGCGTTACGCCAAGCTGGGTATGACGGCAGTGCGCACCGAGCAGCACAGTTATCTTCCGATCATCTTTCTGCAGATCTCATTGTGGCACTTGATCGTGGGCATCGTGAAGAATTATATGCTGCTGGGGCACATCCTGATTCGGTGCGCCTGCTGCTATCTTTTGTCCCGAATATACCCACTCTAGATACCATCCCAGCTGATCAATTAAGTGAAGATATACTCGCTGGTGATGTTCCCGACCCCTATTATGGTGATGAATCTGATTTTGCATTAGCACGTGATCTCATTGAAAGTGCCATGCCAGGTATGATGAGCTGGGTTCACACGCACCAAGGAGACCAGTAG
- a CDS encoding galactokinase family protein codes for MALWPHIDTDISTRVRALHIDTYDHPTAIATAPATWSLIGEHTDCFGGTVLISLANLATAVAITPRHDDTIHVTMETIDPVSNAPQQDKSTVTMAVVNNYHENTPEDFSPAYQLAGLVHTMMQRQMLSRETHGFNITVVSDIPRGVGLGFQTALFIAAALAMGHAIEERDSAPVRAKLADVCYLAAQHFFTCPALRAKFSAALRGQKGQLNVIDYADGSITHASHIISSATDAVALLVAPPNFNEDFSALRRRQRFIDDATKAFGAESLRLLPDAQTRVAQWLKAVHEVHGEDKVPNLIEASQWLNFFTEEEKLVTLTTQAVRSRRHKEIFNLLMSSQAGLENSYGLGSTDLMLSQLCMARGALSARSTAAGITGSVIALVEQSHADNFAADLAEDGFIVVELLHGEPAI; via the coding sequence ATGGCGTTGTGGCCACATATCGATACTGACATTTCTACCCGCGTACGTGCACTACATATCGACACTTATGACCACCCCACGGCAATAGCGACTGCGCCAGCAACCTGGTCATTGATCGGCGAACATACTGATTGTTTCGGTGGTACTGTTTTAATCTCGCTTGCCAATTTAGCTACCGCTGTTGCTATTACCCCGCGCCACGACGACACCATTCATGTCACCATGGAAACAATTGATCCTGTATCCAATGCACCTCAACAGGATAAATCTACCGTCACAATGGCTGTAGTAAATAACTATCACGAGAATACTCCCGAGGATTTTTCCCCTGCCTACCAGCTTGCTGGCCTGGTACACACTATGATGCAACGACAGATGCTCAGCAGAGAAACGCACGGATTTAATATCACTGTTGTTAGTGATATTCCACGTGGGGTTGGTTTGGGTTTTCAAACTGCATTATTTATCGCTGCTGCACTAGCCATGGGACATGCAATCGAAGAACGTGATTCTGCTCCAGTGCGCGCAAAACTTGCTGATGTGTGTTATCTTGCCGCACAACATTTCTTCACTTGCCCTGCTCTTCGCGCCAAATTCAGCGCTGCATTACGTGGCCAAAAAGGACAACTTAACGTTATTGATTATGCAGATGGTTCCATTACCCACGCATCACATATTATTAGTTCTGCAACCGACGCAGTAGCGCTTCTTGTTGCACCACCTAATTTCAACGAAGACTTCAGTGCACTACGTCGCCGCCAACGTTTTATCGACGATGCAACCAAAGCCTTTGGCGCTGAATCATTACGTTTACTTCCCGACGCTCAAACTCGGGTTGCCCAATGGTTAAAAGCTGTGCATGAAGTTCATGGCGAGGACAAAGTACCTAATCTTATTGAAGCAAGCCAATGGCTTAATTTTTTCACTGAAGAAGAAAAACTTGTTACTTTAACCACCCAAGCGGTTCGATCTCGCCGGCATAAAGAAATTTTTAACCTACTTATGTCTTCACAAGCTGGACTAGAAAACTCTTATGGTCTTGGTTCTACTGATCTCATGCTCTCGCAACTGTGCATGGCTCGTGGTGCACTCAGTGCGCGTAGTACTGCTGCTGGAATTACGGGTTCGGTTATTGCCCTCGTAGAACAATCACATGCCGATAATTTTGCCGCTGATCTTGCTGAAGACGGTTTTATCGTTGTCGAGTTATTACATGGTGAGCCAGCGATTTAA
- a CDS encoding bifunctional RNase H/acid phosphatase, which translates to MKIVIEADGGSRGNPGVAGSGTVLYRDEQVIQELAYVVGNATNNVAEYHGLLNGLKAAYELGAHEVVVRMDSKLVVEQMSGRWKIKHPDMRELAMQCQQIVRNFDSISYNWIPRKNNARADELANKAMDALEKGHAIGFVSLSAPAIKKTELLASDAETTEKTPSNCPTSWNGATVAPTRFILLRHGQTPMSAQRQYSGRSNPALSEIGEQQAQRAAQAIACRGGIDAIVASPLQRCQQTAQYAATALGMDVRTIDDLIELDFGTWDGLTFSQAHEADPELHKKWLGNPQVATPGGESLQQVHRRVKKTLTALCAEYTGKTVLVVSHVTPIKSILRIALDAPAGMFHRVHLDLASISIAEFYTDGPTCVRLVNDTSHL; encoded by the coding sequence ATGAAGATTGTTATTGAAGCAGATGGCGGATCACGAGGAAACCCTGGGGTAGCTGGATCTGGAACCGTACTGTATCGCGATGAACAAGTCATTCAAGAACTTGCCTATGTAGTAGGAAATGCTACTAACAACGTTGCCGAGTATCACGGGCTACTCAACGGATTAAAAGCTGCTTATGAGCTAGGGGCTCATGAGGTCGTCGTGCGTATGGATTCCAAGCTCGTTGTGGAGCAGATGTCGGGTCGTTGGAAGATCAAACATCCAGATATGCGAGAGCTTGCGATGCAATGTCAGCAGATTGTCCGCAATTTTGATTCCATTAGTTATAACTGGATTCCACGTAAAAATAACGCGCGTGCTGACGAACTGGCTAATAAGGCGATGGACGCATTAGAAAAAGGGCACGCGATTGGTTTTGTGTCCTTATCAGCACCAGCGATAAAGAAAACTGAACTGTTGGCTTCTGATGCTGAAACCACAGAAAAAACCCCTTCCAACTGCCCAACGAGTTGGAATGGGGCAACTGTTGCGCCAACCCGGTTTATTTTGTTAAGACATGGTCAAACTCCAATGTCAGCACAACGACAATATTCGGGACGTTCCAACCCAGCGTTATCAGAAATTGGTGAACAACAAGCACAAAGAGCAGCTCAGGCTATTGCTTGTCGTGGTGGTATTGATGCCATTGTTGCATCACCGTTACAACGCTGCCAACAAACTGCGCAGTATGCGGCTACGGCACTTGGGATGGACGTTCGCACAATTGATGACCTAATAGAGTTAGACTTTGGCACGTGGGATGGGTTGACTTTTAGTCAGGCGCATGAAGCTGATCCAGAACTTCATAAAAAATGGCTCGGTAATCCACAGGTGGCTACTCCAGGTGGAGAATCCTTACAGCAAGTACACCGGCGAGTTAAAAAAACACTGACCGCATTATGTGCAGAATATACTGGCAAAACAGTATTGGTGGTTAGTCATGTCACACCAATTAAATCTATTTTGCGGATAGCTCTTGATGCACCGGCAGGAATGTTTCACCGGGTGCATTTGGATTTGGCGTCGATAAGCATAGCTGAGTTTTATACAGATGGTCCGACGTGCGTGCGCTTGGTGAATGATACTTCGCATCTGTAG
- the glnA gene encoding type I glutamate--ammonia ligase, which translates to MESQMEYVLRTVEEQDVRFVRLWFTDILGYLKSVSVAPAELESAFEEGISFDGSSIEGYSRISESDTIALPDPSTFQLLPFEAPESPLKSARMICDISNPDGNPSYSDPRQVLRRQIQLAADEGFQCMVAPEIEFYLVETLKTQGTPPVPTDNGGYFDQASYNQAPLFRRQAMIALEDMGIPVEFSHHEASPGQQEIDLRHADALTMADSIMTFRYVAKQVALANGIGATFMPKPFVDYSGSAMHTHISLFEGDTNAFHDPDGEFNLSLTAKQFIAGILCHAREFSAITNQWTNSYKRLLFGNEAPTAATWGASNRSALVRVPTYRMGKAESRRVEVRSPDSACNPYLALAVLLAAGLKGISEGYELMSPAEDDIAALSRRERLAMGYTDLPTSLDQALREMEKSEFVAEVLGEQAFEYFLRNKWREWHDYQSQITPWELKNNLEY; encoded by the coding sequence ATGGAATCGCAAATGGAATATGTGCTGCGTACAGTTGAAGAGCAAGATGTGCGTTTTGTGCGCCTGTGGTTTACCGATATCTTGGGTTATCTTAAGTCGGTCTCAGTTGCCCCAGCAGAACTTGAATCTGCATTTGAAGAGGGGATTAGCTTTGATGGTTCATCCATTGAAGGATATTCACGTATCTCTGAATCAGACACTATTGCTCTTCCTGATCCCTCCACATTTCAGCTGCTTCCATTCGAAGCCCCAGAATCACCCTTGAAATCAGCTCGCATGATTTGCGATATTTCAAACCCAGATGGCAATCCTTCTTATTCTGATCCTCGGCAGGTGTTACGTCGCCAGATACAACTAGCAGCTGATGAGGGATTCCAATGTATGGTAGCCCCAGAAATTGAGTTTTACCTCGTAGAAACACTAAAAACACAAGGTACTCCACCGGTTCCGACCGATAACGGTGGCTATTTTGACCAAGCTAGCTATAATCAAGCGCCGTTATTTCGTCGACAAGCCATGATTGCATTAGAAGATATGGGTATTCCGGTTGAATTTTCCCATCACGAGGCATCACCTGGGCAACAAGAAATTGATTTGCGTCATGCTGATGCCTTGACTATGGCTGACTCGATTATGACCTTTAGATATGTGGCTAAACAAGTCGCCTTAGCCAATGGCATTGGAGCCACCTTCATGCCCAAGCCTTTTGTGGATTATAGTGGGTCTGCAATGCATACACACATATCTCTTTTTGAAGGAGATACTAATGCGTTTCATGATCCCGATGGTGAATTTAACTTGTCGCTGACGGCTAAGCAGTTTATTGCTGGAATTTTGTGTCATGCGCGTGAATTTTCCGCAATCACTAATCAATGGACGAATTCTTATAAACGGCTTTTATTTGGCAATGAAGCGCCTACCGCTGCCACCTGGGGTGCTTCGAATCGTTCTGCTTTAGTACGCGTCCCAACGTATCGCATGGGTAAAGCTGAGTCGCGCCGGGTTGAGGTGCGTTCACCAGATTCTGCATGTAACCCTTATCTTGCTTTAGCAGTTTTGTTAGCTGCTGGTTTGAAAGGGATTTCTGAGGGCTATGAATTAATGAGCCCAGCTGAAGATGATATTGCTGCCCTTTCGCGACGTGAGCGGCTAGCCATGGGGTATACGGATTTACCCACGAGTTTGGATCAAGCCTTACGGGAAATGGAAAAATCTGAATTTGTAGCTGAAGTGCTCGGTGAGCAAGCCTTTGAGTATTTTTTGCGTAATAAATGGCGCGAATGGCATGACTACCAAAGCCAGATCACGCCATGGGAATTAAAGAATAATCTTGAGTATTAG